Genomic DNA from Chanos chanos chromosome 6, fChaCha1.1, whole genome shotgun sequence:
TGGCAACGTTTCAGGTCATGGTCTCCATCAGGCAGGACCTCTGGTTCCACAATGGGTACAATGCCGTGCTGAGGGGCAGGAGGTGACAAAAggatttaattttatttcagcaTTATTGAGTCACATTATGTATATACCGAATGCTgtaaaaggataaaaaaaaaaaacggttttcAATCTATGTCTTATGCGTAATCTGATTGTCTATACCTGCTGGCAAATGCTGGCATAGCGGGCAAGGACATTGGCATTTTCCTCAATGCATAGTCTAGAGGGAGTGGTGTCACTGATCTTCAACACACAGCGCCACTTAGCAAAGTCTGCCCCATCCTTCTTATACTGTGCACAGCGCTCTGAGAGTCCATCCAGACCTTCAGAGACATACGTACATTCAACACTCTTCAGACACAGCCTTCAAATGTAACTCTGATGGTGAGTATTAAAGACAACTGAATAActtactttattttaaaattcacCATTGTTATTTTCACCATAATCATCATATTTGTCGttattataatcattattataatcattatttagtcattaatttatttatttaattgtttaatcttttattacatttgtaaTAGCTTATGTTATGAAAACCTAAACCTTAGAAATGGGATTGGCCCACAACCAGTGCTTGTAGAGGAATGGTCTACATGTAATGAAAGGGTTGTACAGAACTTAAGATTTCTGTAAGCCAGATAAAGAAAGAGTTTCTTATATTTTACCCTGTGTGGTAGTCTCTCCATTAGTTCCTGGTAGGGGAACAAGACCCTTATCAACCTATTGGGAAAGAGTGTCCAATATGtgtgaataaaaacattttcatagcCAAAATAAAGCTCATTATTTTGTTACCGAATTAAACCAAAGCTACTACTTGTGCTGAAGATGTTCACCTTAATTCCTACTGTGATGCCCTTGTCCTTGATCATTTTAACAAAAGGGGTGCCATCATCTGCAGTCTGATAGAGTGTTTCATGGAAGAAGATGACTCCTCCGATACAGTTATCAATACGATCATCTGCCGTGAAGAGCACCTGACGGTACTGgcgtctgttctcctctgtattCTCCACACCGATCTGGTTCAGGCGCTTTCCCATGCTGCCTGTTATTaaaccacaggacaacacaaTCAACACTAACATCAATTCAAATGATCACATGTTTTGGAAAAATGGCTCTGGACCAGGCTCCTGTACTAACCTACGGACTCATCTGCGGCCAGGATGCCTTTCCCAGATGCCACGATGCGAAGAGCAATGTCATGGAGCTCCTTCTTCTGCTCAGGTGTGAGGGTAGGGAAGTGGTGCGTCATCTTGTCCTTCTCACACGGCCCTGGGAAATTATTACACTTTTAATTTAACGtcaactgactgagaaatgccCAAATgcccaaatgaaaaaaaagtccaaaccTACAAAGAAAAATGCTGTAAATCTGGATTGAATTATAAGTATCTCAATTCAAGAGCACTAGCACAAGCATAAGTGCACGATAGATACAACGTATGGTACTCTCTGAAGAAGCCTGAATAAATGCAAGCCCTCTTGTCATGTTTAATAATGCTGAATGCTTCACAGTATTGCCATTACTTCTTAATCACACACGTTATCAGTAATGTGTTTCTAACTTTTTGTAGTGTTCTGATTATCCTGTCTTTCTGATTAAAACCTGCTCTATATCTCCTGCTGAAGCATGTAACAAAGAATGGCATTTGCATATAAATTACCCAGATTATCATTCATATGCTTCTGCAGCAAAAGAGGATACAACTGAACACTTCCACAATCGATGCAAAgtagaaacaacaacaacaacaacaaaatcacaatgtGGTTTGACTAATCAATTTTATCATTTCTTCGCATTCTTAAAAATACTTATTATTTTCTGACTTCAAACACGCATAAAAGTCAGACAGCATTTTGCCTTAAAAAACTTCACTGTATGTTAATTTTTCTGTGATTTCTCTAAGCAGAATACATGAATGTCACAGAAACGTCGCCACATAACAACTAGAAAAATAACTAAACAATTTATTCAGATTACTCACCTAAATAAGCACATATTTAATAACCTTTTTCAAGCATGCTGAAGATTCTTACAAGCGTCTGGATACTGAACACATCACTGGGATACATTCCGGTTTccaaaatgaatatgtttatgaaaacttacccagagagaagacagaccaAAGCAGGAGTGGCGCGTTGCACTAGGTGCTGAGATGAGCGAATTCTTTTTGACTGTGACAGTGTTCCCGTTCTTTATGCCAGTAACATCCCAGGGGATGCTGACACCAGCAGGGCGGAGCTTAACGTCATGACCTCATTAGCTGCATGGCAATAGGTGCTGAAGGCCACAAAAAGGTGTTCACCCAATCTTCATCTTTTGTCATCATCCTCAGTAAACTAGGCTACCAAATCAGGTTACTcttaaaaaacacagttttaaactCCAAACTGCAAAGCACTTTCCTAGATGACCCGTctaacatacacatgcacagcatacacacacccaatacacacacgcagggtTTTTGGACTGAACCACCTTTCTTCCTTGATTCATGTTTAATCCTATAAGTATAGTGCTGTACTTGTGTTAATGATTTAATTAGTTTAACACGCCCCAGGCTAATTCTTATGATCCCCAGGCAATCGATCCTTCTCCTTTACACCCAGTGGAAAATATTCAAAGTCCCAGAACCACGGAAGCTCAACAGCCTGAAGTGGTCCATCTGTTAGAGAAGGCTTTTTAACTTACATATGGATTATATAGGTGATTAAACTTTTAAAGAGCTTTGTGATCCATTTTCCAAGGTCATAGAAGCCAAAGGTTATTCTGCACTCCAAcagatgagtgaaaaaaaaacccttttgtacCTGTTATTTCTATGGTTGCTCTCCATAAACCAGTCATAACCTTcatagaaatataaaaataattgaGAAAATGTCTACATTTTATGATAGATGAAAGTAACACAGATCAGGAGCTCCATAAATCCAATGCTCAAATAATCAGTTTGTCCTTTCAAATCATATCAATATGTAAGAGACCATTTAAAGTGCTTTTTGGCCTGAATACAAGCACAAAAGGGCCAGCCTTTAAATCTGATTCTATCCGAAACGATAGGATTTCACGTGGACCTGAGGAAGTATGGGATAGCCAATGTCAGACAGCAGAAAAGGAGTTGATATCATTTCATTCAGGAGATATCTGAAGTTGGCTCTGGAGAGAACCACTAGGAGTTAAGATTATATTTAGCAACCTCCATGGgggctgtgggtttttttcctgatatCTAATTAAAAGCATTAATAATGATGCTTTATCTGGTCTTCAATTTTCAGCCTTATTAAGGTTGCTCCCATTAGGGTTTGTCATTGCTCTCACAAATAGGTCACACCAAGGTCTCAAAGTTAGATAAATGAATTAAGGCAAGACCCACAGAaatataatttacaatttaataCTCTCCTTTTGTTTCCGTGAGATACTGATTCACAAGGTCATCATAATATTGTCCATTACTATGAAAATATCTAGAGAGAGGATCTCGAGAGATTGATAATAGATGTTTGAAACACAAACCAGCAATGCTGAATGAAGAGTACAGttataaatattttgttaattctATAAAGcaacagtgaatgaaagatatgccatcagagagacaaagatttTTATTCGCAATGCGACATTATTGTATCAAAatcttttttgtgtttcctcTATGTGTAGGGTCCATGCACCACTTACATTAGAATTGTTTACTATACAGATTGTTGAAGGTGTAGATAAAATATCGTGAATGTAAATTTGGTTGAATAGAGCAGGATTCTAGACACCAAAATAGCTTTATGGGAAAAGGGAACACATGCATGAAGTGTGTAAAAAATAAAGGATCTTGTAAGAACTCTACTAGACagtctgtgttcattttatCAATAATGTAAATCTCATAAAATTGTAAAAACTGttatttgtaaaatgtgttttctctctctctctcttatttcctCTTTGGTGAATGGCC
This window encodes:
- the aldoca gene encoding fructose-bisphosphate aldolase C-A, which produces MTHHFPTLTPEQKKELHDIALRIVASGKGILAADESVGSMGKRLNQIGVENTEENRRQYRQVLFTADDRIDNCIGGVIFFHETLYQTADDGTPFVKMIKDKGITVGIKVDKGLVPLPGTNGETTTQGLDGLSERCAQYKKDGADFAKWRCVLKISDTTPSRLCIEENANVLARYASICQQHGIVPIVEPEVLPDGDHDLKRCQYVTERVLAAVYRAMFDHHVYLEGTLLKPNMVTAGHSCTIKYSAEEVAMATVTALRRTVPPAVTGVTFLSGGQSEEEASVNLNAINNCPLMKPWALTFSFGRALQASALKAWRGQKENESVATEEFIKRAEINSLAAQGKYTGGGDGSGAAGQSHYISNYAY